Within the Candidatus Thorarchaeota archaeon genome, the region CTTACCGCAGCTCATGTATCTATTAGTTGATTAGCTGCAAAACCATAACATAACCATGAAAAAAGCAACATTTGGAGGAGGATGCTTCTGGTGCACTGAAGCAGTCTTCCAGCGCATAAGGGGAGTACAGTCGGTCACCTCAGGATATGCAGGAGGAGACGTAGCTAACCCAACCTATCAAGAAGTATGCTCTGGAAACACTGGTCACGCAGAAGTCGTTCAAATCGAGTATGAGCCAGACGAGATAAGCTATGAAGAACTCCTTGACGTTTTCTTTGAAACACATGACCCAACCACCTTGAATAGACAAGGTAACGATGTGGGAACCCAGTATAGATCCATCATTCTCTACCACGACAAGCAACAAAAGTCATTGGCCACGAAGAAGATAAACGAGCTCGATGAAAGCGGAAAATACGAAGATTCTGTAGTCACAGAGATTACCGATTTCGAAGAATTCTATCCAGCGGAAGGATATCATCAGGATTACTATGAGAAAAACCCCAGCCGCGGATATTGCAGAGTAGTAATCAAGCCAAAATTAGAGAAAATGGAGAAGTCATTTTCACTCAGACTTAATGATTGATTTTGTATAGTCCACAA harbors:
- the msrA gene encoding peptide-methionine (S)-S-oxide reductase MsrA, which gives rise to MKKATFGGGCFWCTEAVFQRIRGVQSVTSGYAGGDVANPTYQEVCSGNTGHAEVVQIEYEPDEISYEELLDVFFETHDPTTLNRQGNDVGTQYRSIILYHDKQQKSLATKKINELDESGKYEDSVVTEITDFEEFYPAEGYHQDYYEKNPSRGYCRVVIKPKLEKMEKSFSLRLND